A portion of the Mustelus asterias unplaced genomic scaffold, sMusAst1.hap1.1 HAP1_SCAFFOLD_1560, whole genome shotgun sequence genome contains these proteins:
- the LOC144488433 gene encoding SH3 and multiple ankyrin repeat domains protein 1-like: MAAMGQSVSFDRPYLAAQQGLMRQKSMGVPEEEKQFLVPPSFKFARSLSVPSADDIPPPPTTAPPDPPFNLPQPRSGPPPPPLAGAPASARSTFNPGGSGEPKIYASLRHDLGEAPPPPQTLKGDAKEGRHKREKAGAAYRQDSEQLAEERSRHAAAGGGGAPTSASSSAAVPASQPNARGRRGQVTENRYANPTARVVNTAMYVPAKPMRRKGLLVKQSKVEDEQQQQQQDKTCSIPIPTIIIKAPSTSSSGRSSQGSSMEAEVGVEPLQARESLDFTSQFGAAIVGAARRDRERYMEARRKSAVFLSTDVAEEEPESPTRLTHSKSIDEGMFNSAETFMNIMVSAGKGAPLAYASDLGYAYEAQRGKQPGASAFNSLASSFTPRSGSGSAPGTFIHPLTGKVLDPESPLALALAARERSLKEQPRGDPGKGPAEASGVNPGVRAGAPAAGGGPQPGQRKEAGPPTGRPALRPQKTEGTDGQAQEASRAWAPGPEGEGQAEFRVRFVENAHPAGPDGPPPPPPRPKPPDPEVLPLTILPPPAPSLDAEEEFVFSDPLPPPLEFSNSFDGSEVPPPPPPPPPPPPPPPPPPPPPPPPPPPSSVPPAEAGSSSLPTVDSTGSSLTSYDSEVANLTQAPKENHLNCGAEGAPGGSRAPSTEALLADNVGDSGIEEVDSRCGSDHQLETISSVSTFSSISGLSSEGNELLDTYIAYLDGHVFGADKPPFTSRVRTRPLMGRGPGPLRDHAAPPPPLSNPPFPAPQPPGQPAKPPERQPPIASVWEDSSIPQGPNMATMKASIISELSSKLQKMSGTSWTRSSDGVGPSTGSKPMIPRHRITDDSVLGATAPKPPLGSTFQNWPKTPQHSPKPPKTVEFDIKPTMRRAPSPSMPHASEHRANPGTPRPSSLPILPSAAGPLPPAASPYDVHSAPTSAGNSYASFPVGSRAHSPTTSFQSPPPLPPDKPFAGKPLAFWTKFDVADWLEYLHLGEHREHFLENEIDGSHLPSLQKEDYVDLGVTRVGHRMNIERALKRLLER; the protein is encoded by the exons ATGGCAGCAATGGGTCAGTCGGTGAGTTTTGATCGACCATATCTTGCTGCCCAGCAAGGACTCATGCGGCAGAAGTCAATGG GTGTCCCCGAGGAGGAGAAGCAGTTCCTGGTGCCTCCTTCCTTCAAGTTCGCCCGCAGCCTCTCTGTCCCCAGCGCCGAcgacatccccccgccccccaccaccgccccccccgacccccccttcaACCTGCCCCAGCCCCGCTCcgggccccctcccccgcccctggcCGGGGCCCCCGCCTCCGCCCGCTCGACCTTCAACCCCGGCGGCTCCGGCGAGCCCAAGATCTACGCCAGCCTGCGGCACGACCTGGGCGAGGCCCCGCCCCCGCCGCAGACGCTGAAGGGGGACGCCAAGGAGGGGCGGCACAAGCGGGAGAAGGCGGGCGCCGCCTACCGGCAGGACTCGGAGCAGCTGGCGGAGGAGCGGAGCCGGCACGCGGcggctggcgggggtggggcccCCACGTCGGCGTCCTCCTCCGCCGCCGTCCCCGCCTCGCAGCCCAACGCCAGGGGCCGTCGGGGGCAGGTGACGGAGAACCGCTACGCCAACCCCACGGCAAGGGTGGTGAACACCGCCATGTACGTGCCGGCCAAGCCGATGAGGAGAAAGGGGCTTCTGGTGAAGCAGTCGAAGGTGGAGGacgaacagcagcagcagcaacaagacAAGACGTGttccatccccatccccaccatcaTCATCAAGGCCCCGTCCACCAGCAGCAGTGGCCGCAGCAGCCAGGGCAGTAGCATGGAGGCCGAGGTGGGAGTGGAGCCACTCCAGGCCCGAGAGAGCCTGGACTTCACCAGCCAGTTCGGGGCGGCCATCGTGGGGGCCGCTCGCCGCGACCGCGAGCGCTACATGGAGGCCCGCCGGAAATCCGCCGTCTTCCTCTCCACGGACGTGGCGGAGGAGGAGCCGGAGAGCCCCACGCGCCTCACCCACTCCAAATCCATCGACGAGGGCATGTTCAACAGTGCCGAGACATTCATGAACATCATGGTGTCAGCCGGCAAGGGAGCACCCCTGGCCTACGCCAGCGACCTGGGCTACGCCTACGAGGCCCAGCGCGGCAAACAGCCGGGGGCCAGCGCCTTCAACTCGCTGGCGTCCAGCTTCACCCCGCGCTCGGGCTCCGGCTCCGCCCCCGGCACCTTCATCCACCCGCTGACTGGCAAGGTGCTGGACCCCGAGTCGCCGCTGGCACTGGCCCTGGCGGCCCGCGAGCGCTCGCTGAAGGAGCAGCCGAGGGGCGACCCTGGGAAGGGGCCGGCGGAGGCGTCCGGCGTTAACccgggggtgagggcgggggcgccggcggcgggggggggtccCCAGCCCGGCCAGCGCAAAGAGGCCGGCCCCCCGACGGGGCGCCCGGCCCTCAGGCCGCAGAAGACGGAGGGGACGGACGGCCAGGCCCAGGAGGCGTCTCGGGCCTGGGCCCCCGGGccggagggtgaggggcaggccGAGTTCCGGGTCCGCTTCGTGGAGAACGCTCACCCGGCCGGCCCGGAcgggccgcccccccctcccccgcgccccaagCCCCCCGACCCCGAGGTGCTGCCCCTCACCATCCTCCCGCCCCCGGCCCCCTCCCTGGACGCCGAGGAGGAGTTTGTCTTCagcgaccccctgcccccgccgCTGGAGTTCTCCAACAGCTTTGACGGCTCCGAggtgcccccgccaccccctcccccgccgcccccccctccccctccccctccgccgccccctcctccccctccacccccgccgccCTCCTCCGTCCCCCCCGCCGAGGCTGGCAGCAGCAGCCTGCCCACGGTGGACTCCACCGGCTCCAGCCTGACCTCCTACGACAGCGAGGTGGCCAACCTGACCCAGGCGCCCAAGGAGAACCACCTCAACTGCGGCGCCGAGGGGGCGCCGGGCGGCAGCCGCGCCCCCTCCACCGAGGCCCTGCTCGCGGACAACGTGGGCGACTCGGGCATCGAGGAGGTGGACAGCCGCTGTGGGAGCGACCACCAGCTGGAGACCATCAGCAGCGTCTCCACCTTCTCCAGCATCTCCGGCCTCTCCTCGGAGGGCAACGAGCTCCTCGACACCTACATCGCCTACCTGGACGGCCACGTCTTCGGCGCCGACAAGCCCCCCTTCACCTCGCGGGTCCGCACCCGGCCCCTGATGGGCAGGGGCCCCGGCCCCCTGAGGGACCAcgccgccccacctccccccctctccaacccccccttCCCGGCCCCCCAGCCCCCCGGCCAGCCCGCCAAGCCGCCGGAACGCCAGCCGCCCATCGCCTCGGTCTGGGAGGACTCGTCTATCCCCCAGGGCCCCAACATGGCGACCATGAAGGCCAGCATTATCAGCGAGCTGAGCTCCAAACTCCAAAAGATGAGCGGGACGTCCTGGACCCGCTCGAGCGACGGCGTTGGCCCATCCACGGGCTCCAAGCCCATGATTCCACGGCACAG GATTACTGATGATTCCGTGTTGGGGGCCACTGCTCCGAAGCCACCGCTGGGAAGTACATTCCAGAACTGGCCCAAGACCCCGCAGCACAGCCCGAAACCCCCCAAGACCGTGGAGTTCGACATCAAGCCCACCATGAGGAGGGCACCCAGCCCATCCATGCCCCACGCCTCCGAGCACAGGGCCAACCCCGGCACGCCCCGCCCCTCCTCGCTGCCCATCCTGCCCTCGGCGGCCGGTCCCCTGCCGCCGGCCGCCAGCCCTTACGACGTGCACAGTGCCCCCACCTCGGCGGGCAACAGCTACGCCAGCTTCCCGGTGGGCAGCCGggcccactcgcccaccaccagcTTCCAGTcgccgccccccctgccccccgacaAGCCGTTCGCCGGCAAGCCGCTGGCCTTCTGGACCAAATTCGACGTGGCGGACTGGCTGGAGTACCTGCACCTGGGCGAGCACAGGGAGCACTTCCTGGAGAACGAGATCGATGGCAGCCACCTACCCTCGCTGCAGAAGGAGGACTATGTGGACCTGGGCGTTACGCGCGTGGGCCACCGGATGAACATCGAGCGGGCCTTGAAGCGGCTGCTGGAGAGGTGA